Proteins co-encoded in one Ralstonia sp. RRA genomic window:
- a CDS encoding acetyl-CoA C-acetyltransferase codes for MTDVVIVSAVRTAVGKFGGSLAKIAAPDLGAAVIREALSRAKVSPDQVSEVIMGQVLTAGSGQNPARQAVIKAGLPNMVPGMTINKVCGSGLKAVMLAANAIIAGDADIVVAGGQENMSAAPHVLPGSRDGFRMGDAKLIDSMIVDGLWDVYNQYHMGITAENVAKEYGITREAQDEFAVASQNKAEAAQKSGRFNDEIVPILIPQRKGDPIAFAQDEFVRHGATLDSMAGLKPAFDKAGTVTAANASGLNDGAAAVVVMSAAKARELGLTPLATIRAYASAGLDPKVMGMGPVPASKRCLSRAGWSVNDLDLMEINEAFAAQALAVHQQMGWDTSKVNVNGGAIAIGHPIGASGCRILVTLLHEMQKRDAKKGLASLCIGGGMGVALAVERP; via the coding sequence ATGACCGATGTTGTGATCGTATCGGCGGTTCGTACCGCCGTAGGCAAGTTTGGTGGTTCGCTGGCGAAGATCGCCGCCCCTGATCTGGGTGCAGCCGTGATTCGCGAGGCGCTCTCGCGTGCGAAGGTTTCGCCGGACCAGGTGAGCGAAGTCATCATGGGGCAGGTGCTGACCGCGGGTTCGGGCCAGAACCCGGCGCGCCAGGCCGTCATCAAGGCCGGGCTGCCCAACATGGTGCCGGGCATGACCATCAACAAGGTGTGCGGCTCAGGTCTGAAGGCCGTGATGCTGGCAGCCAACGCCATCATTGCGGGCGACGCGGATATCGTCGTGGCCGGTGGCCAGGAGAACATGTCCGCCGCACCGCACGTACTGCCGGGTTCGCGCGACGGTTTCCGCATGGGCGACGCGAAGCTCATCGACTCGATGATTGTGGACGGGCTGTGGGACGTCTACAACCAGTACCACATGGGCATCACCGCCGAGAACGTCGCCAAGGAATACGGCATCACGCGTGAGGCGCAGGACGAGTTTGCCGTGGCCTCGCAGAACAAGGCAGAAGCTGCGCAGAAGTCGGGTCGCTTCAACGACGAAATCGTTCCGATCCTGATCCCGCAGCGCAAGGGTGATCCGATCGCTTTCGCGCAGGACGAATTCGTTCGCCATGGCGCGACGCTGGACTCGATGGCTGGCCTGAAGCCCGCTTTCGACAAGGCTGGCACCGTTACGGCGGCCAATGCCTCGGGCCTAAACGATGGCGCCGCTGCCGTGGTCGTGATGTCTGCGGCTAAGGCCCGCGAACTGGGCCTGACCCCGCTGGCCACCATTCGTGCCTACGCCAGCGCGGGTCTTGACCCGAAAGTGATGGGCATGGGTCCGGTGCCGGCGTCCAAGCGTTGCCTGTCGCGCGCCGGCTGGTCGGTAAACGATCTGGACCTGATGGAGATCAACGAGGCTTTTGCCGCGCAGGCACTGGCGGTGCATCAGCAGATGGGCTGGGATACGTCCAAGGTGAACGTCAATGGCGGCGCGATTGCCATTGGTCACCCGATCGGCGCATCGGGCTGCCGCATTCTGGTCACGCTGCTGCACGAAATGCAGAAGCGCGATGCGAAGAAGGGCCTGGCCTCGCTGTGTATCGGTGGCGGCATGGGCGTGGCGCTGGCAGTCGAGCGTCCGTAA
- a CDS encoding 3-ketoacyl-ACP reductase, translated as MTKRIAYVTGGMGGIGTAICQRLARDGFIVVAGCGPNSPRKAKWLEQQKALGFDFVPSEGNVGDWESTKAAFDKVKAEVGEVDVLVNNAGITRDVVFRKMTRADWDAVIDTNLTSLFNVTKQVIDGMVDRGWGRVINISSVNGQKGQFGQTNYSTAKAGLHGFTMALAQEVATKGVTVNTVSPGYIATDMVKAIRQDVLDKIVGTIPVKRLGEPTEIASICAWLASEESGFSTGADFSLNGGLHMG; from the coding sequence ATGACCAAACGCATTGCATACGTCACCGGCGGCATGGGCGGCATCGGAACGGCGATTTGCCAGCGCTTGGCGCGCGACGGCTTCATCGTCGTTGCAGGCTGCGGCCCGAACTCGCCGCGCAAAGCAAAGTGGCTCGAGCAGCAGAAGGCGCTGGGCTTTGATTTCGTTCCGTCCGAAGGCAACGTCGGCGATTGGGAATCGACCAAGGCCGCGTTCGACAAGGTCAAGGCTGAAGTGGGCGAGGTGGACGTCCTCGTCAACAACGCCGGCATTACGCGTGATGTGGTGTTCCGCAAGATGACCCGCGCGGATTGGGATGCCGTGATCGACACCAACCTCACGTCGCTGTTCAACGTGACCAAGCAGGTGATCGACGGCATGGTTGATCGTGGCTGGGGTCGCGTCATCAACATCTCGTCGGTGAATGGTCAGAAGGGGCAGTTTGGCCAGACCAACTACTCGACGGCCAAGGCTGGCTTGCACGGCTTTACGATGGCGCTGGCGCAGGAAGTGGCGACCAAGGGCGTGACGGTGAACACCGTGTCGCCGGGCTATATCGCCACCGACATGGTGAAAGCGATTCGTCAGGATGTGCTCGACAAGATCGTCGGTACGATTCCGGTCAAGCGCCTGGGTGAGCCGACGGAAATCGCTTCGATTTGCGCATGGCTGGCGTCCGAAGAGTCGGGCTTCTCCACCGGCGCTGACTTCTCCCTCAACGGCGGCCTGCACATGGGCTGA
- the phaR gene encoding polyhydroxyalkanoate synthesis repressor PhaR: MATSKKGTERLIKKYPNRRLYDTQTSTYITLADVKQLVMETEEFRVVDAKSGEDLTRSILLQIILEEETGGVPMFSGSMLAQIIRFYGNAMQGMMGTYLEKNIQAFVDIQSKLAENSKDLYSGNSFNPDMWSQFMNMQGPMMQGMMSNYIEQSKNLFVQMQEQMQSQAKNMFGTFPFNQPPEKK; encoded by the coding sequence ATGGCCACCAGCAAGAAGGGCACCGAACGGCTGATCAAGAAATATCCTAACCGCCGGCTCTACGACACCCAGACCAGCACCTACATCACGCTTGCAGACGTCAAGCAGCTCGTGATGGAGACTGAGGAGTTTCGCGTGGTTGACGCGAAGTCCGGCGAAGATCTGACCCGCAGCATCCTGTTGCAGATCATCCTGGAAGAGGAAACCGGCGGTGTGCCGATGTTCTCCGGCTCGATGCTCGCGCAGATCATCCGCTTCTACGGCAACGCCATGCAGGGGATGATGGGCACGTACCTGGAAAAGAACATCCAGGCGTTTGTCGATATCCAGAGCAAGCTCGCCGAGAACTCGAAGGATCTGTACAGCGGCAACAGCTTCAACCCCGACATGTGGTCGCAGTTCATGAACATGCAGGGGCCGATGATGCAGGGCATGATGAGCAACTACATCGAACAGAGCAAAAACCTGTTCGTGCAGATGCAGGAGCAGATGCAGAGCCAGGCCAAGAACATGTTCGGGACGTTCCCGTTCAACCAGCCGCCTGAGAAGAAGTAA
- a CDS encoding tRNA-dihydrouridine synthase has protein sequence MSRLLLAPMEGVADFVMRDTLTRAGGFDGCVSEFVRVTGSLLPLRTYERETPEIANGGYTASGTPMVVQFLGSDPEWLARNAAYAATLSPHGIDLNFGCPAKVVNRHGGGAMLLDTPEVLHTIVAAVRAAVPQNIAVTAKMRLGVSDTSRAIECATALAEGGAASLVVHARTRDHGYRPPAHWEWIARIADAVHVPVIANGEVWTVGDWERCRAVSGCDDVMIGRGAVSDPFLAQRIRGRMEPEPSAEEWPIVLGFLADYLKKLHARILSKHEHGRVKLWLGYLKRTWPQAAELHDAIRRLQDPMEIQRVIEHALHQGGRQTAPAG, from the coding sequence ATGAGCCGTCTTTTGCTCGCCCCGATGGAGGGCGTCGCGGATTTCGTCATGCGTGACACGCTGACCCGCGCCGGGGGCTTCGATGGATGTGTCTCCGAGTTTGTCCGGGTAACAGGCTCCTTGCTGCCCCTGCGCACCTACGAGCGCGAGACGCCTGAAATCGCCAACGGCGGCTACACCGCCAGCGGTACGCCGATGGTCGTTCAGTTTCTAGGCAGCGACCCGGAATGGCTTGCGCGGAACGCCGCGTACGCCGCGACCTTGTCACCGCATGGTATCGATCTAAACTTCGGCTGCCCGGCCAAAGTGGTGAATCGGCACGGCGGCGGCGCCATGCTGCTTGATACGCCGGAAGTGCTGCACACGATCGTGGCGGCGGTGCGGGCTGCTGTCCCGCAAAACATTGCCGTGACGGCCAAGATGCGCCTGGGTGTTTCCGATACGTCGCGCGCGATCGAGTGTGCGACCGCCCTGGCCGAAGGTGGTGCGGCGTCGCTGGTGGTACATGCCCGCACGCGCGATCATGGCTATCGCCCGCCAGCCCATTGGGAGTGGATTGCGCGTATCGCGGATGCCGTGCACGTGCCCGTCATCGCGAATGGCGAAGTCTGGACCGTGGGCGATTGGGAGCGCTGCCGCGCCGTCAGCGGTTGTGATGACGTGATGATCGGCCGCGGTGCCGTGTCTGATCCGTTCCTGGCTCAGCGCATTCGCGGGCGGATGGAGCCGGAGCCCTCCGCGGAAGAATGGCCGATTGTGCTGGGTTTTCTTGCCGACTATCTGAAGAAGCTGCATGCGCGCATCTTGTCGAAGCACGAGCATGGCCGGGTCAAGCTATGGCTCGGTTACCTGAAACGGACGTGGCCGCAGGCAGCCGAGTTGCACGATGCCATCCGGCGTCTGCAGGACCCGATGGAAATCCAGCGCGTGATTGAGCATGCGCTGCATCAGGGTGGCCGGCAGACGGCTCCGGCAGGGTAA
- the rimO gene encoding 30S ribosomal protein S12 methylthiotransferase RimO, whose protein sequence is MSDVSTQSPKVGFVSLGCPKALVDSEQIITQLRAEGYEISGTYGGADLVVVNTCGFIDEAVQESLDAIGEALAENGKVIVTGCLGAKKDAAGQDIITSVHPKVLAVTGPHALGEVMEAVHTHLPKPHDPFIDLVPPQGIKLTPKHYAYLKISEGCNHRCSFCIIPSMRGDLVSRPVAEVMLEAENLLKAGVKELLVISQDTSAYGVDVKFRTGFWNGRPLKTRMTELVAALGELASQYGAWVRLHYVYPYPSVDEVMPLMAEGKVLPYLDVPLQHAHPDVLKRMKRPANAEKTLDRIRAWREVCPELTIRSTFIAGFPGETEEEFQTLLDFIAEAELDRVGCFAYSPVEGATANDLPGALPDEVREERRARFMEVAERVSARRLQRKVGKSLRVLVDEVNQDGGIGRSSADAPEIDGLVYIAPPSKPYKRYKAGDFVSVKITGADGHDLWGEV, encoded by the coding sequence ATGTCCGACGTTAGTACCCAGAGCCCGAAAGTTGGCTTCGTTTCGCTTGGTTGCCCAAAGGCTTTGGTCGATTCCGAGCAAATCATCACCCAGCTCCGCGCAGAGGGGTATGAGATTTCCGGCACGTACGGCGGGGCGGACCTGGTGGTCGTCAACACCTGTGGCTTCATCGACGAGGCGGTGCAGGAAAGCCTGGATGCCATCGGCGAAGCGCTGGCCGAGAACGGCAAGGTGATCGTCACCGGTTGCCTGGGCGCCAAGAAGGACGCCGCCGGCCAGGACATCATCACCAGCGTGCACCCGAAGGTGCTGGCCGTGACCGGGCCGCATGCGCTGGGCGAAGTGATGGAAGCGGTGCACACGCACCTGCCTAAGCCGCACGATCCGTTCATCGACCTCGTGCCTCCGCAGGGCATCAAACTCACGCCCAAGCATTACGCGTATCTGAAGATTTCCGAGGGCTGCAACCACCGCTGCAGCTTCTGCATCATCCCGTCGATGCGCGGCGACCTGGTCTCGCGCCCGGTGGCGGAAGTGATGCTGGAGGCAGAAAACCTGCTGAAAGCCGGCGTGAAGGAACTGCTCGTCATCTCGCAGGACACCAGCGCCTATGGTGTTGACGTCAAATTCCGCACAGGCTTCTGGAATGGCCGACCGCTCAAGACGCGCATGACCGAGCTGGTGGCTGCGCTGGGCGAACTGGCCTCGCAGTATGGCGCCTGGGTGCGCCTGCACTACGTCTACCCGTACCCGAGCGTGGACGAAGTGATGCCACTGATGGCCGAGGGCAAGGTGCTGCCGTACCTCGACGTGCCGCTGCAGCACGCGCACCCGGACGTGCTCAAGCGTATGAAGCGTCCGGCCAATGCCGAGAAAACGCTCGACCGCATCCGCGCCTGGCGCGAGGTGTGCCCGGAGCTAACCATCCGCAGCACGTTCATTGCCGGTTTCCCGGGCGAGACGGAAGAAGAGTTTCAAACGCTGCTCGACTTCATCGCCGAAGCCGAACTGGATCGCGTGGGCTGCTTCGCCTACTCGCCGGTGGAAGGTGCGACCGCCAACGACCTGCCGGGCGCGCTGCCCGACGAGGTGCGTGAAGAGCGCCGCGCGCGCTTCATGGAAGTGGCGGAGCGTGTGTCGGCCCGCCGTCTGCAGCGCAAAGTCGGCAAGTCGCTGCGCGTGCTGGTCGACGAGGTGAACCAGGATGGCGGCATTGGCCGCTCGTCCGCAGATGCGCCGGAGATTGACGGACTGGTCTACATCGCGCCGCCGTCCAAGCCATACAAGCGCTACAAGGCGGGCGATTTCGTGTCGGTCAAGATCACTGGCGCGGATGGTCACGACCTCTGGGGCGAGGTCTGA
- the bktB gene encoding beta-ketothiolase BktB — translation MAREVVVVSGVRTAIGTFGGSLKDVAPCELGALVVREALARAGVKGEEVGHVVFGHVINTEPRDMYLSRVAAVNGGVSAETPAFNVNRLCGSGLQAVVNAAQTVLLGDADIAIAGGAESMSRAPYLAPAARWGSRMGDAKMVDMMLGALHDPFHTIHMGVTAENVAREFGISREQQDQTALESHQRASRAIQAGYFKDQIVPVTIKSRKGDIQFDTDEHVRHDATIDDMTKLKPVFAKENGTVTAGNASGLNDAGAALVLMERSVAEARGLKPLARLVSYGHAGVDPKIMGIGPVPATRKALERAGLSVKDLDVIEANEAFAAQACAVTKELGLDPAKVNPNGSGISLGHPIGATGALITVKALHELQRIGGRYALVTMCIGGGQGIAAVFERI, via the coding sequence ATGGCACGTGAAGTGGTGGTGGTCAGCGGCGTTCGTACCGCAATCGGGACGTTTGGCGGCAGCCTGAAGGACGTGGCGCCGTGTGAACTGGGTGCATTGGTCGTGCGCGAGGCCCTCGCCCGTGCTGGCGTGAAGGGCGAGGAAGTTGGCCACGTGGTGTTCGGCCACGTCATCAACACCGAGCCCCGCGACATGTACCTCTCGCGCGTGGCGGCCGTGAATGGCGGCGTGTCGGCTGAGACGCCCGCGTTCAACGTCAACCGTCTGTGCGGCTCCGGCCTGCAGGCTGTGGTGAACGCCGCGCAGACCGTGCTGCTGGGTGACGCTGACATTGCCATTGCCGGTGGTGCCGAAAGCATGAGCCGCGCGCCGTACCTCGCGCCGGCTGCCCGCTGGGGCTCGCGCATGGGCGACGCCAAGATGGTCGACATGATGCTCGGCGCGCTGCACGACCCGTTTCACACCATCCACATGGGTGTGACGGCGGAAAATGTCGCCCGCGAGTTCGGCATCAGCCGCGAACAGCAGGACCAGACCGCGCTGGAATCGCACCAGCGTGCCTCGCGCGCCATCCAGGCTGGCTACTTCAAGGACCAGATCGTTCCGGTGACGATCAAGTCGCGCAAGGGCGACATCCAGTTCGATACCGATGAGCACGTCCGCCACGACGCCACCATCGACGACATGACCAAGCTCAAGCCGGTCTTCGCCAAGGAAAACGGCACGGTCACGGCCGGCAATGCTTCGGGCCTGAACGATGCGGGCGCAGCACTGGTGCTGATGGAGCGTTCGGTGGCCGAAGCGCGTGGTCTGAAGCCGCTGGCACGTCTGGTGTCGTACGGCCACGCGGGCGTGGACCCGAAGATCATGGGGATCGGCCCGGTGCCGGCCACGCGCAAGGCGCTGGAGCGTGCAGGCCTGTCGGTCAAGGATCTGGACGTGATCGAAGCCAACGAGGCGTTTGCCGCGCAGGCTTGTGCCGTGACGAAGGAACTGGGCCTGGACCCGGCCAAGGTCAACCCGAACGGCTCGGGCATCTCGCTCGGCCACCCGATTGGCGCAACGGGCGCCCTGATTACGGTGAAGGCGCTGCACGAGCTGCAGCGCATTGGCGGTCGCTACGCGCTGGTGACCATGTGTATTGGTGGAGGACAAGGCATTGCGGCGGTGTTCGAACGCATCTGA